The genomic stretch TTTGTCTCTTTCAATGAGGTTTTGCTTTACCTGCTCTTTATCCGCTTCAATTCCGAGACCTTTTAATTCGAGAAATCTTCTGTTGGTTCTTTCATCGATGCTGGCAGTAAGGAAGAACTTATAGTCTGCATTAGGCAGAACGACTGTTCCAATGTCACGTCCATCCATAATGACTCCCCCTTTTTCTGCTATAGAACGTTGAGATTGTAACAAATAATCTCTCACTTCTTTTTGTTTGGCTACAAGACTCACATTGTCAGACACCTCATTGGTACGGATTTCCTTGGAGATATCTACATCATTAAGATAAAGAACAAGGGTTCCGTCATTGTTTTTAAATTCAAGATGAATCTGATCTAAAGATGAAAATAAAGTCTTCAGATTAATCATCCCTTTTTCATTCAGACAATGTTGCAGAGCAAACCAGGTAACTCCTCTGTAAAGCGCTCCTGTATCCATGTGAATAAGTCCTAGCTTATCAGCAATGATTTTAGAGATAGAACTTTTTCCGGTAGACGAGTACCCATCGATAGCTATTACAGGTTTTTTCATACTGCAAATTTCAAGATTTTTTTTAGAAAATCAAGAACTAATAAGAAATTTTAAGAGGGATTTATAAATTTTCTATTCTCCTCTGTGGCTGGAAAGATCCATGGAAACTCCTATCTGATTGACGTTCGAGGCGTTATGATATCTTATATGAGCATAATCTATACGGAATCTTGAAACTTTAATTCCAAATCCACCGGAAAGTCCTGAAAAGTTTCTCTGATCTGCCACAGCAAGCTCATTTCCTCTTTTTACATTATATCCCAATCTGATATTGAAGTTTTTTTCAGGGAATAATTCTGCTCCTAAAGAGAAGTGGTCTGCAATTTTTCTTCCGGTATTTACTTTTTGACCATCTTTATTATATTCTGACGAAATATTGAATTCTTGGAGGTCATGTGCCGTAATGGTAATGGCTAGAGGGAAGTTTTTTAATATCCTTGTATACCCAAGGTCCACTCTGAATGGAAGGTTTTCACGGGTTCCGTTGAATGATTTCAGCTGAAAACCAAAGTTTCTTAATACAAGGGAAAGAACTTCTTTGTTTTTTTTATTATGATACGTAATTCCGGCCGTTCCTGAAATGGCGGAAGACGTGTAGTTGTCAATTTTTGAGGTAACGAAGTTTAATCCTCCACCAATAGTCCAGTCCTCTTCAAACTGGTAAGCATATCCGGCGCCAATAGCTACATCAGAAGCCTTATATTCTCCATCCTGAAAACCGCTTTCATCAGTTCTCGGAATACTTCCATAGCTCATATACCTGGCATTGATTGTGGCCATGTGACCGTTTTCAAAGTCTTTGGCGTAAGCAATGGTTCCGTATTTGGAGTCGGCAAGATAAGCGGTAGCATTTACAGAAAGCTGCTTGTCTGAATCTTTATTTAACAGGGCCGGGTTTGCAATTGCAAAGGAAACATCATAATCTCTTATCGAAATTGCATCTCCACCCAAGGCCGCCTGTCTTGCAGATACAGGTACATTTAAGAACGGATACACATTTGTTCCTGTTTGCGCATAAGAAACAATTCCTGATAGAAATAATGAAAAAATGATAATTTTCTTCAACTCAATTTATAATTAATGCAAAAATAATCCTTTTTCGTACTTTTCAAAATATTTCTTACATTATTTCTAATTAAATATTTTTCTGTTATCAATATTTTTAATGATTATATTTGCAAAATCAAATTTTGGGGAAACCCATTCTAGTAAAAAGCTTATTAAAAATAAAAGATGAAATATAAAAGAATCCTTCTAAAACTTAGCGGTGAGGCCTTAATGGGGAACAGACAATACGGTATTGACAACGAAAGGCTGCAGGAATATGCTGCAGAAATTAAAAAAGTAGTTGAAAAAGGTTGTGAAGTAGCAATCGTCATTGGAGGAGGAAATATTTTCCGTGGTGTTGCAGGAGCCGCGAAAGGAATGGACAGAGTACAGGGAGACTACATGGGAATGTTAGCCACTGTAATTAATGGTATGGCATTACAAGGGGCATTAGAAGATGCGGGGATCAAGACAAGACTTCAGTCTGCGATCGAAATGGATAAAGTAGCTGAACCTTTCATCAAAAGAAGAGCCGTAAGACACCTTGAAAAAGGAAGAGTAGTGATCTTCGGTGCAGGAACAGGAAACCCTTATTTTACAACAGATACAGCAGCAACATTGAGAGCAATCGAAATTGGAGCAGATGTAATTCTTAAAGGAACAAGAGTAGATGGAATTTATGACAGCGATCCTGAAAAGAATGCTGATGCAGTAAAATATAACTCATTATCTTTCGATGAAGTATTTGAGAAAAACCTTAAGGTTATGGATATGACTGCCTTTACTTTAAGCCACGAAAATAAATTGCCAATCATTGTATTCGATATGAATAAAGATGGAAATTTAGTGAAAATCGTGGAGGGAGAAAATGTAGGTACTTTAGTTGATTTATAATCAGTAAACTCCAGAAAATAGATTAGAGATAAAGGGTAAGTTTAAAATATTTCTCGGGAATCAATTTTCTATAAAAAAAATAAACCACTTGTCACAGCAATTAAAGCTACGACAAGTGGTTTTTCTTTGTCTTTTATTTATTCATTACCCGTCATAGCAACTATGGTATTGACTACTTTAGGAGTATCAATAAAATCGGAATTTTTTGCTGATGTATCATTGCTGTGTAATGGATATTGAATGGTGTTGACAACAACATTTACCCCCTGGCTTCCTGTAAACACTCCGCTTGCAGAAGTGGATACTCCGCCGCCTATAATATCATACCCTGAAGTATCAATGATATTATTTGCTATACAGTCTGAAAAAACCTGAGTAATAGGAATAAACCACAGCCAGTGGCCATTTACTTTATCATTGTTCCAGATGGCTACATATCCGTTAAGCATAACAGAAACTGTAAAATTAATATTATAACTCTGAGTACCAATTACAATATCTGCTTTTATCGAACTTTGTGGAGGTATGGTTAGCATCGTATTTACAGACCAGGACTGTGTATTGGTAACAGTCTTTTTTTGTGTTGAGGAAAGTGATAGATTAACAGTTACTTTTTGAGTACTGGATGCAACAGCAGGAACACCTTCAGTTGCTGATATCTCAACACCAATGGCAAGAGCTTCTGTAATCGACCATTCAAATGATTGAGTTGATGTTTCTGTTTCTATAAGACTTTGCTGATTGGAAACCTGTGTATTATTGTTATAAATGGTTTCGAAAGCCACGTTTGAGCCATTGGTTGGCAGTGAATTACTGTCATAGACTATGCCCTGAGCCGTTGTGCTTACTTGATATTGATGGTAATCATCAAGAAAACTTTGGCTTGAATAATCTGTACTTGCGGTAAATCTGCAGGTAGTGCCATGTTGCTGTGAGTACCATTTGCCCCAAGCATCGGTGATTTGTTGTAATGAGTTCATTTTGTATTAGTATTAATTGTATGCCTACTCTTATTAGGATTTTCGGCTTCCTCCTATTATTTTAAGATTTCTGAACATTATTTATTCGCTTCAGTTTCTATGGATTGTTTTTCTGCTAAATGGATGTGAGATTTAATCCATTGCATAATCTGGCTGATTATTTTTAAAATCATCTCATCTTCTGTTACTGAAGTTACTCCCGGTATTAGGTAATGAGTTTTTGGTCCATGGAGCGGTTGTGACAGAATCATTCCAGATATTGCAGGAGTAATCTGGTTCCCAACACGACCATAATACAGAGAGGTATGCTGAAGAAATAACTGAGAAGTATAATCGTGCATAGATTGAGGTGGTATAGTAATGTTGCCTGAAGACCCGTAGTTTTGAAGTGTACCAGGTAATGATTGATTTCTGATCATGGTATACGGTGCGCCTGATTTTAGAGAATCAATAACGGCAAAGCCTTGGAGTGCTTCCAAGATATCGGATGTGTAGGGATCAGGAGATTTACCATATAAATCTGCAATCAGTACCATATCAGCTTCCTGCCAGGCATGTGGTACAACATCCAGGTCATTCCAGTGCATGGTATTCCAACTCTGATAATCTCCAGGTTGAGAAACCCAGCCGCTTGGTAATGGAGGAAATGTATTGTTAAATAGTTCGGCAAAGTTGACATCACCCGGAGTAGGTCCGGCAGTAGGATATACAAGGGTAGTACCAAAGGCTTCCAGTTCTTGCTGTTCTTTCAAATAAAGAGCTAAAGTAGGAGATAAAGCTCCGGCCAGACTGTGACCGCAAAATATAATTGCTGTTTTAGAATCAGGCTGTAAGTCTGCAAGAAACTGCTGAAGGGTAGTGCCGGGAGAGGCCGCAGTTTCAGGGCTGGTAAGCCCAAGAAGTATACTTATCCCTGTCGCAGTACCTTTTGAAATATACGGATCATTTTTATTATACTTTGATGTGATGATTTCTGAAGGGTCATACGTTGTCCAGTTAACGACCTCTGATACCGCAAAATCTTCTGTTTCCCAGTCATAGAGGGAGGCTGGATTGGTAGCTGCAATGGCTACTACATAGACTGGTAGCACAGGACCTCCAGGAAATGCAAGAGCATCACATTGGGCTACATACAATGCATTGTCTGCAACTTTTGTCGGTTGGCCATTTTGTTCTGTTTCTTCAACCAGTGCTGGACCCCAGACAAGATTCCAGTTTCCTAGCATTGGTATAATAGAAGGGTCAGCTATTGATGGGTTTTTCTGTCCTGCTATTGAAACAGGTGGAACATTGTTAAAATAATAGGATAAGTCATACTGAAGTTGTTGCTGCAACTGAGTGCTGCTGCCATTGTAATCTCCGGAACGGTTCGCGAGGCATGCAAGACCGAAGACCTGCTGATAGGCATCTAAAGATGGATTTGTCATGATTTGATAATTTAAAATGAGGTTAAAAACGAGATAAAGGTGTTTATTTCTGTGCAGCCCCCTTGTAGGATTCTGCATTCCATAATGGCATGCAATCACAAGGTATAGGCAAATAATTTTAATATAGCTTACAAGGATAATCGTATTTTACCTATAAGAACTATGGATATTCATTTCCAAATTCTGTACTCTGTGATGTTTCTGAATAAAAAAGCTTTGTTAAAAAGAATATTGTAAAGTAAGAAAGAAAAAATGATGGAGATAAGCGTGAAAACCTCCGAAATATTGTACAGGTATTTGTACCTGTATTCTTTTAAGTGAGAAAAACAAATTTTGAGCTGATGAGCAGACTCTATTTTTAATCTATAATGATAGAAAACTACATGAATTAAGTAATGACTGAAACTAAAAAAGAACTATTTCTCAAAAAATAGAGAATATAAGCTTAGTGAAATATCGAAAACAATCATTATTTTTGCACCACTGAATCGTAAAAAATAGTAAGGAATAACTTTAAAATAGGATATTTGTAAAGTTTAACTATTTGGTTGTCAGTGGTTATAAAACATGTGTAATTTATCAAACTATACTATAATAATGGAAGAATTAGATCTAATATTAGAATCTGTAAAACAGGACATGGACGCAGCGGTAAAACACCTTGACCATGCATTTCAAAGAATCAGAGCAGGACGTGCTTCTACATCAATGGTTCAGGATGTAATGGTTGAATATTATGGAGCAATGACTCCCATTAACCAGGTTGCCAATGTTTCAATTCCAGATGCAATGACTATCTCTATTCAACCTTGGGACAGAACAGCAATCAATGCTATTGAAAAAGCAATTATTAATTCTAATTTAGGTTTTGCACCTTCAAACAATGGGGAAAATATTATCCTTAATGTACCACCTTTAACGGAGGAAAGAAGAAGAGAGCTGGCAAAACAGGCTAAAAGTGAAACTGAACAGACAAAAATTGTTGTAAGAAACGCTAGACAGGACGGTTTGAAAGAACTTAAAAAGTTAGATGGAGTTTCTGAAGATGTTGTGAAAGGGGTGGAGGAAGAAATCCAGACGTATACAGATAAGTATGTGAAGCTTTGTGATGAGCATCTTAAGACAAAAGAAGCTGAAATTATGAAAGTATAATTTTCAGTTTTTAAAATACACAAAGAGGATTCCAGTTTTGGAGTCCTCTTTTTTATGAAAAATATTTGAAATTTAATTAGAATTATCTGTTTGTTATAATATATTGATCAACATTATCGTTATATTTATTGATTATTCCTGAAAAGTATTGTAGAACAGGATAACGACATAAAGATGATGACCAGAATTATTGGTGTGGGGAACTATATCCCCTCCGAAACCATTACCAATTTATTTTTTGACAAGCATATTTTCCTCAACGAGGAAGGCCTTTTATTAAAAGATAATAATGCTTCTATCACTGAAAAATTAAAAAAGATTACAGGCATTGAAGAAAGGAGATATGCTAAAAGTACACAAGTTACTTCAGATTTGGGACTTCAGGCGGCTCTGGTTGCCATAGAAAATGCAGGAATAGATCCGGAAACTTTAGACTATATTATATTTGCTCATAATTTTGGAGATGTACGTTTTGGGACTGTTCAGTCTGATATGGTTCCAAGCCTTGCTGCCAGGGTGAAGCATTTATTAGGAATACGCAACAATTTCTGTGTTGCCTATGATGTTTTATTTGGATGCCCAGGTTGGATTGAAGGAATAATACAGGCTAATGCTTTTATCAGAGCAGGGATTGCCAAGCGTTGCCTGGTAATAGGTGCTGAAACACTTTCCCGCGTGGTAGATATTCATGACAGAGACAGTATGATCTATGCGGACGGTGCAGGAGCCGCTGTTTTGGAAATTAATAATGATGATGAATCCGGAATAAAATCTCATTTATCCGCTTCCTATACTTTTACGGAAAAAGATTATTTATACTTTGGTAAATCTTATAACAATGAGAAATGTCCGGATACCAAATATATTAAAATGGATGGACGGAAAATTTATGAATTTGCTCTGCTGCATGTTCCTGAAGCCATGAAAAAGTGTCTGGATAATAGTGGATATTCCATTCATGAATTAAATAAAATTATTATTCATCAGGCTAATGAAAAAATGGATGAAGCTATTGTTAACAGGTTTTATCAACTGTATAATACTCCAGTTCCGGAGCATATTATGCCTATGGTGATTCATAAACTCGGAAATAGTAGTGTTGCAACTATTCCATCCTTACTTGCCATGATTTTAAAAGGCGAGCTAGAGCATCATGAGATCAAAAAAAATGATGTTGTTTTGTTTGCTTCGGTAGGAGCGGGGATGAATATTAATGCCTTTGTTTATCAATTCTAATATTTTTTTTAGCAGAATTTAATAAAATGAAGAGACTCCGATCTGGAGTCTCTTTTATAATTTTCGGTACCTTATTTACAGTTTTCATTGTAATCTGTAATGACTTCTTCTACAATTTCCGGAATGTTGGACATCACATCGTCAATCTGGCTTTTGATTAATCTGCCAAGTCCTGACCTTTTCTTTTCATCATTCTTCAGCGAAGCATAAGCACCAGTGGTCATTTTACCTTTAGCATAGCTGCAGTCTGCGATAATTATTTTTGCTTTGGCAAAAGTGAGCTCTTCAATTTTACCTCCTTTTTTGCTATAAATATAAGCTGGTGTTTCTCTCATTCTCTTGGTTTCAGCATCAGCAACAGCAATTTGGCTTCCGGCTGAGAAAGTAGTAGGATAGCCATATAGTTTATATACTTTGATTTTTCCGTCTTTTACAATTTCAGCAAACTGTGTACTTTTTGTTAGATTATTGAAAGCTTTGATATTACCGCTTAAACCTCCTGTTGCGGTATTGAATCCTTCTTTAGTATTGGTATATTTGATGTTTTCGAAGTGTCTCTCGTTATTGTTGTCATCAACAGCAACATATTCTTTGATGTCATCAGTATCCAGGGTTTTGAACTTCTGTTTCTTTTTAGATTTGTCAATATCAGATACAGCAACAAATTTTACTTTTTTCTGATTATTCCATGGGGACATGGCATCTCCGTTCAGTCTTACGATTCCTTCTACTTTTTTACCACTTTTGTCGATGATATATCCATATCTTTCATCACCCCTTAATTCATAATCTGTGTTGTTGTCCTCCTGTGCATAAGCAGTAAAAGAAACCAGTGCAAACAGGCTTAAAGTCAGTACTTTTTTCATATAGTTACAGTTTTATTTTTTGCAAATATAATCTTTTATGGTTTCTGGGAAAATAGTTTTTGAAAAGTTACGGATGCTTGAAGAGGGAAGTTTATGATCACTTACCAAATAGATCGAGTTCCTTTTTAAGGAAAGAAACAACATGAATTTTTAGGGTCAATAAAAGTCATAAGTCGCCATGGCTACTCTAAATTCTTTTTATTTTTATTGTTGAAATGGCTAATGTGACTTCCAATTTCTTTCTCCCAGTTTTCAAGAAACAAAAAGGCCCGAATTTTTCGGGCCTTTTTGTTTCTTGAAATTATTGATATCTCTTGTGTTCTTTGCTTTTTGAAAATCTTTTCGTAATCGGTTTGAATAATGCTTTGTACTTTTCTGCATCAAACAACTGTGAATCTGTAAGGGCTTTGAAGGTCATCCATACTCCAAACGGAAGAAGAATGAAATTAGGAAGCCATGCTGCTAAATAAGGATTCATCTTTCCGCTCCAGGACATATTCTCAACCCCAACATTGATGACATAGAAAATAATGAAAATAACAATCGCTATAATTACCGGAAGTCCCATTCCTCCTTTTCTGATGATGGAGCCTAAACTTGCTCCAATCAGGAAGAAAATAAGACAGGTTACCGAGTATGAGATGTATCTCTGCTGATAAATAACAATCTTACTGAAGTATTTCACATTGGTGCTGAACTCATTCTTTTTAACTTCCAGTGTTGATTTCAGATTGTCAAGTCTATTGTAGGAACTATAGATCATCTCAAGCTTTTTATCACTCTTTACCGTATCCATTTTTATCTGTGCTTTGGGGGCTACCTTAGGCTTGTTGGCCTGATCCATGTAAGCAATTACACTATTGGTCTGGTTTAAGACATCCGTTCCGATATTTTTAAAGAACAGTGCATTTTCTTTTTTACTAACGGCAATGGTTGTATTAAGCTCATTATATGTTTGAAAACGGTAGTCATCTGTGATCTGTTCTTTTTCGATGGCTTTGTTGATGAGCTCACTAATGTCAAAGTGATTGACCAGTGTATCGAATTTAATAGCCTGATCCGGCTGCTTTTTTCTTACATCTTCTCCTTTGCCTGCAAAACTATCTTCAAATACATACCCATTATACAGAACCAGCTTTAGAAAATTCTTGTTGGCCGCAGGAACAAATTTTCCTTTTTCGGCTACTACGGATTGCTGGTTTTCATAAGTATTGGCCTTTTTATGAACAAAAACTCCTTCAATATTTTCTCCGTTCTCTCCGTAAATCTTGTCAAATTTCACAAGGTATCCGGGGATTTGGTCAATGAACTGTCCAGGAGTAAAGTTGATGGCAGGTTTTGTTTGAGCAATATTAAAAAGCATATTTTTTGCTTTCCTCTGAAAATCCGGAATAATATTATTGGAGAAGAAAAACAGCATGATGGCAAGGATCGTCGTAATTCCAAATAAAGGAGTCATGACCCTGGTAAGGGGAATTCCTGCAGCTTTCATGGCTGCCAGCTCATAGCGTTCTCCAAATTCTCCAAATGACATGATACTTGCCAGAAGAATAGTAAGTGGAAGAACCATACTGATAACGTTCACTCCAAGGTAAAAAAGAAGTTTAAGGATCTGCCAGTAGCTTAATCCTTTTCCCATAAACTGTCCTAATTGAACCCAGATAATGTTTACAATGAAAATGAAAAACAATACGCTGAATATAAAGAAAAACGGTCCAAAGAAGGTTTTTATGATATATCTGTCTAGTATTTTTAACATGCGCCAAAATTAATCAAAAAGCCGCAAACTTGCGGCTTTTATATTTTGTTATTTTTTTCTGAAATAAAATTATCAAAATGTAAGTATACCTTTTTGATTTTCAGCTTTTAAAGTTCTGTAATAACGTAGTTTTTGAATTTATTTTTGTCAAAAACAAACATATTAGGGTCCAGATTCTGATTCTCTTTGTATTCTTTGATTGCAATCACTGCAACATCTTTATTGTTTCCATACTGCTCAAGCTTTACCATCTGTTTTTTTGCAGAGTCTACAAAAAGATATACAAATTGAATTCCGTTGGCTTTTATTGGAGTAAGCTTAATGAAATCTGCATTTACACCATTTACTGTTTTCTTGCCATTATAAGTTACGTTGTATTCGTTTCTGTAGGTAGTAAGATAGTTGATAGGGGAGAACATGGCGCTGCTTCCGTTAGGTTTTGCAATAGTTACTTCCATATCATCAGCGTTGATGTTATAGATTTTATTTCCATCGAAGATCTGTTCTGTATCCATGATCTTCAGTTTGTATTTGTCTCCTGCAGTATAATAGATACCAGGTTCTGTTTTGTTGACCTGTCCGTTCAATCCGCTTCCAAAAGAAAATTTGAAGTAAGAATTCTTTTTAGAATTGTAATTGGCTGTAATGTCATCCAATATCTTTTTAGCTTTTGCATCTATTTTCTGAGC from Chryseobacterium indologenes encodes the following:
- the cmk gene encoding (d)CMP kinase — translated: MKKPVIAIDGYSSTGKSSISKIIADKLGLIHMDTGALYRGVTWFALQHCLNEKGMINLKTLFSSLDQIHLEFKNNDGTLVLYLNDVDISKEIRTNEVSDNVSLVAKQKEVRDYLLQSQRSIAEKGGVIMDGRDIGTVVLPNADYKFFLTASIDERTNRRFLELKGLGIEADKEQVKQNLIERDKIDSEREIAPLKQADDATVIDNSELTKEETIELILSYIEKI
- the porQ gene encoding type IX secretion system protein PorQ — translated: MKKIIIFSLFLSGIVSYAQTGTNVYPFLNVPVSARQAALGGDAISIRDYDVSFAIANPALLNKDSDKQLSVNATAYLADSKYGTIAYAKDFENGHMATINARYMSYGSIPRTDESGFQDGEYKASDVAIGAGYAYQFEEDWTIGGGLNFVTSKIDNYTSSAISGTAGITYHNKKNKEVLSLVLRNFGFQLKSFNGTRENLPFRVDLGYTRILKNFPLAITITAHDLQEFNISSEYNKDGQKVNTGRKIADHFSLGAELFPEKNFNIRLGYNVKRGNELAVADQRNFSGLSGGFGIKVSRFRIDYAHIRYHNASNVNQIGVSMDLSSHRGE
- the pyrH gene encoding UMP kinase produces the protein MKYKRILLKLSGEALMGNRQYGIDNERLQEYAAEIKKVVEKGCEVAIVIGGGNIFRGVAGAAKGMDRVQGDYMGMLATVINGMALQGALEDAGIKTRLQSAIEMDKVAEPFIKRRAVRHLEKGRVVIFGAGTGNPYFTTDTAATLRAIEIGADVILKGTRVDGIYDSDPEKNADAVKYNSLSFDEVFEKNLKVMDMTAFTLSHENKLPIIVFDMNKDGNLVKIVEGENVGTLVDL
- a CDS encoding ETX/MTX2 family pore-forming toxin: MNSLQQITDAWGKWYSQQHGTTCRFTASTDYSSQSFLDDYHQYQVSTTAQGIVYDSNSLPTNGSNVAFETIYNNNTQVSNQQSLIETETSTQSFEWSITEALAIGVEISATEGVPAVASSTQKVTVNLSLSSTQKKTVTNTQSWSVNTMLTIPPQSSIKADIVIGTQSYNINFTVSVMLNGYVAIWNNDKVNGHWLWFIPITQVFSDCIANNIIDTSGYDIIGGGVSTSASGVFTGSQGVNVVVNTIQYPLHSNDTSAKNSDFIDTPKVVNTIVAMTGNE
- a CDS encoding lipase family protein, translating into MTNPSLDAYQQVFGLACLANRSGDYNGSSTQLQQQLQYDLSYYFNNVPPVSIAGQKNPSIADPSIIPMLGNWNLVWGPALVEETEQNGQPTKVADNALYVAQCDALAFPGGPVLPVYVVAIAATNPASLYDWETEDFAVSEVVNWTTYDPSEIITSKYNKNDPYISKGTATGISILLGLTSPETAASPGTTLQQFLADLQPDSKTAIIFCGHSLAGALSPTLALYLKEQQELEAFGTTLVYPTAGPTPGDVNFAELFNNTFPPLPSGWVSQPGDYQSWNTMHWNDLDVVPHAWQEADMVLIADLYGKSPDPYTSDILEALQGFAVIDSLKSGAPYTMIRNQSLPGTLQNYGSSGNITIPPQSMHDYTSQLFLQHTSLYYGRVGNQITPAISGMILSQPLHGPKTHYLIPGVTSVTEDEMILKIISQIMQWIKSHIHLAEKQSIETEANK
- the frr gene encoding ribosome recycling factor; this encodes MEELDLILESVKQDMDAAVKHLDHAFQRIRAGRASTSMVQDVMVEYYGAMTPINQVANVSIPDAMTISIQPWDRTAINAIEKAIINSNLGFAPSNNGENIILNVPPLTEERRRELAKQAKSETEQTKIVVRNARQDGLKELKKLDGVSEDVVKGVEEEIQTYTDKYVKLCDEHLKTKEAEIMKV
- a CDS encoding 3-oxoacyl-ACP synthase III family protein, translated to MMTRIIGVGNYIPSETITNLFFDKHIFLNEEGLLLKDNNASITEKLKKITGIEERRYAKSTQVTSDLGLQAALVAIENAGIDPETLDYIIFAHNFGDVRFGTVQSDMVPSLAARVKHLLGIRNNFCVAYDVLFGCPGWIEGIIQANAFIRAGIAKRCLVIGAETLSRVVDIHDRDSMIYADGAGAAVLEINNDDESGIKSHLSASYTFTEKDYLYFGKSYNNEKCPDTKYIKMDGRKIYEFALLHVPEAMKKCLDNSGYSIHELNKIIIHQANEKMDEAIVNRFYQLYNTPVPEHIMPMVIHKLGNSSVATIPSLLAMILKGELEHHEIKKNDVVLFASVGAGMNINAFVYQF
- a CDS encoding LptF/LptG family permease, whose protein sequence is MLKILDRYIIKTFFGPFFFIFSVLFFIFIVNIIWVQLGQFMGKGLSYWQILKLLFYLGVNVISMVLPLTILLASIMSFGEFGERYELAAMKAAGIPLTRVMTPLFGITTILAIMLFFFSNNIIPDFQRKAKNMLFNIAQTKPAINFTPGQFIDQIPGYLVKFDKIYGENGENIEGVFVHKKANTYENQQSVVAEKGKFVPAANKNFLKLVLYNGYVFEDSFAGKGEDVRKKQPDQAIKFDTLVNHFDISELINKAIEKEQITDDYRFQTYNELNTTIAVSKKENALFFKNIGTDVLNQTNSVIAYMDQANKPKVAPKAQIKMDTVKSDKKLEMIYSSYNRLDNLKSTLEVKKNEFSTNVKYFSKIVIYQQRYISYSVTCLIFFLIGASLGSIIRKGGMGLPVIIAIVIFIIFYVINVGVENMSWSGKMNPYLAAWLPNFILLPFGVWMTFKALTDSQLFDAEKYKALFKPITKRFSKSKEHKRYQ
- a CDS encoding LolA family protein, whose amino-acid sequence is MKNIISKVILGSFVVGAVGMANAQKIDAKAKKILDDITANYNSKKNSYFKFSFGSGLNGQVNKTEPGIYYTAGDKYKLKIMDTEQIFDGNKIYNINADDMEVTIAKPNGSSAMFSPINYLTTYRNEYNVTYNGKKTVNGVNADFIKLTPIKANGIQFVYLFVDSAKKQMVKLEQYGNNKDVAVIAIKEYKENQNLDPNMFVFDKNKFKNYVITEL